From Afipia carboxidovorans OM5, one genomic window encodes:
- a CDS encoding c-type cytochrome, with amino-acid sequence MFSLASLWPLLLATAVLAGSVGPSAASEVRPPFGYGTPATPEQIAGWDIDARGEDGQGLPAGKGDVAQGAEVFAEQCAACHGTFGEGEGRYPKLAGGAGSLTADRPELTVGSYWPFAVTLWDYINRAMPFGAPHTLSADDVYALTAYILNLNNLVPEGFVADKESLPKVKMPNHDNFTWQDPRPDTAMKPCMTNCVDPSTLKIVSTAEGQELTPRTTGPLDDMQPK; translated from the coding sequence ATGTTCAGCTTGGCTAGCCTGTGGCCGTTGCTGCTTGCGACCGCCGTTCTCGCGGGGAGCGTCGGGCCTTCTGCGGCGAGCGAGGTTCGCCCGCCGTTCGGCTACGGCACCCCGGCGACGCCCGAGCAGATCGCCGGCTGGGATATCGACGCCCGTGGCGAGGACGGACAGGGATTGCCGGCCGGCAAGGGCGACGTGGCCCAGGGCGCCGAAGTCTTCGCCGAGCAGTGCGCGGCCTGCCACGGCACCTTTGGTGAAGGCGAGGGACGCTACCCCAAGCTCGCGGGCGGCGCCGGCTCGCTGACGGCGGACCGCCCCGAGCTTACGGTCGGCAGCTATTGGCCATTCGCCGTTACACTTTGGGACTATATCAATCGGGCGATGCCTTTTGGGGCGCCCCATACTCTGTCGGCAGACGATGTGTATGCGCTGACCGCCTATATTCTGAATCTGAACAATCTTGTCCCTGAGGGCTTCGTCGCCGATAAAGAATCCTTGCCAAAAGTAAAAATGCCTAACCATGATAATTTTACCTGGCAGGACCCCCGCCCAGATACTGCAATGAAGCCTTGCATGACGAACTGTGTTGATCCATCAACACTGAAAATCGTCTCGACGGCTGAGGGGCAGGAACTGACGCCCAGGACCACCGGTCCGCTCGATGACATGCAACCGAAGTAA
- a CDS encoding ArsR/SmtB family transcription factor — translation MSTALATKARANKLRPDQLLEQQAREVSRLLNVLANENRLLIVCYLMMRNEMKVGDLVDALNISQSALSQHLTKLREEGLVKFRRESQTLYYKIADERVTKLVKVLKKLYCDDAI, via the coding sequence ATGAGCACGGCTCTCGCCACGAAAGCGCGCGCAAACAAATTGCGCCCGGATCAACTATTGGAACAACAAGCTCGCGAGGTCTCACGTCTGCTGAACGTGCTTGCGAATGAAAATCGCCTTCTCATCGTTTGTTACCTCATGATGAGGAACGAAATGAAGGTCGGCGATCTTGTCGATGCACTCAACATCAGCCAATCGGCTCTCTCGCAACATCTCACCAAGCTGCGTGAGGAAGGACTGGTGAAATTCAGGCGGGAGTCGCAAACGCTGTATTACAAGATCGCCGATGAGCGGGTGACCAAGCTCGTCAAGGTCCTCAAGAAACTCTATTGCGACGATGCCATATGA
- the soxZ gene encoding thiosulfate oxidation carrier complex protein SoxZ, which yields MTSTIRIQAHLSGDVTEVQALIKHPMDSGFAKDGDNRLIPAHYIETLSFEHNGKVVFSANWGPMIARQPYIKFSFKGGKAGDTVTTKWVDSHQQIDSTETRITSG from the coding sequence ATGACATCGACCATTCGGATACAGGCCCATCTAAGCGGCGACGTGACCGAGGTTCAGGCCTTGATCAAGCATCCGATGGATTCTGGTTTTGCCAAAGATGGCGACAATCGGCTTATCCCTGCGCACTACATCGAAACGCTCAGCTTCGAACACAATGGCAAGGTGGTATTCTCCGCCAATTGGGGACCGATGATCGCGCGCCAGCCCTACATCAAGTTTTCCTTCAAGGGAGGAAAAGCTGGCGACACCGTCACAACGAAATGGGTCGACAGCCACCAACAGATCGACAGCACGGAAACCCGCATAACGAGCGGATAA
- the soxC gene encoding sulfite dehydrogenase, producing MPFSSFEDARKASLAAGVERVQVPRRLLLKMAGVAAGAALIDGRAARADDAAPPADNEWSQSLGAGVVDQPYGKPSAEQVDVIRRNVPWLTAGTESSISFSPLQSLHGIITPNGLFFERYHAGRPDVEADKHRLMIHGLVDRPLILTMKDILRFPSTSRIHFIECPANGGMEWRGAQLNSLQFTHGMVSCAEWTGVKLSTLLEEVGLKKDAQWVLVEGADGAHMTRSLPLSKCLDDCLVVYAQNGEALRPEQGYPLRLIVPGWEGNVSVKWLRRIKVGDKPWYTREETSKYTDLMPDGKSRGFTWLIDAKSVITFPCPEVPLSGPGLYEIRGLAWTGNGRIKEVHVSTDGGVNWRQAELKDPVLSKALARFTIPWRWDGKPAFLESRAVDETGFVQPTLAALRQVRGTSSVYHNNAIQTWQVKPDGSIYDVQLG from the coding sequence GTGCCTTTCTCTTCATTCGAGGATGCCCGTAAGGCGTCCTTGGCTGCCGGGGTGGAGCGTGTCCAGGTTCCCAGGCGGCTATTACTGAAGATGGCCGGCGTCGCCGCAGGCGCAGCCTTGATCGATGGCCGGGCAGCGCGCGCTGATGATGCCGCTCCGCCAGCCGATAACGAGTGGTCCCAGTCCCTCGGGGCAGGTGTCGTCGATCAACCATATGGCAAGCCTTCGGCCGAGCAGGTCGACGTGATCCGGCGCAACGTGCCATGGCTGACAGCCGGCACGGAATCCTCGATCAGTTTCTCGCCGTTGCAGAGCTTGCACGGCATCATCACTCCGAACGGTCTGTTCTTCGAGCGCTATCACGCTGGCCGCCCTGATGTGGAAGCCGACAAGCATCGCCTGATGATTCACGGGTTGGTCGATCGACCATTGATCCTGACGATGAAGGATATTTTGCGGTTTCCTTCGACGTCCCGCATCCACTTCATCGAATGCCCGGCCAATGGCGGCATGGAATGGCGCGGCGCGCAATTGAACTCGCTACAGTTCACCCATGGCATGGTGAGTTGCGCGGAGTGGACCGGCGTGAAGCTCTCGACGCTGCTTGAAGAGGTCGGCCTGAAGAAAGATGCGCAGTGGGTTCTGGTCGAGGGGGCCGACGGCGCTCACATGACGAGAAGCCTGCCGCTCTCAAAATGTCTCGATGATTGTCTTGTTGTCTACGCACAGAACGGTGAGGCGTTGCGACCAGAGCAGGGCTATCCGTTGCGCCTGATCGTGCCGGGTTGGGAGGGCAATGTCAGCGTCAAGTGGCTGCGTCGTATCAAGGTGGGCGACAAGCCGTGGTACACCCGCGAGGAGACTTCGAAATACACCGATCTGATGCCCGACGGAAAATCGCGCGGCTTCACCTGGCTGATCGATGCCAAATCGGTGATTACCTTCCCTTGCCCCGAGGTGCCGCTGAGCGGGCCGGGCCTCTACGAGATCCGTGGCCTTGCATGGACCGGAAATGGTCGGATCAAGGAAGTTCATGTTTCGACCGACGGCGGCGTGAACTGGCGGCAGGCGGAACTGAAGGACCCTGTGCTGTCAAAAGCATTGGCGCGCTTTACGATCCCGTGGCGGTGGGACGGCAAGCCCGCTTTCCTGGAATCGCGGGCAGTCGACGAGACCGGCTTCGTGCAGCCGACGCTGGCGGCACTTCGGCAGGTGCGAGGCACAAGCTCCGTCTACCACAACAACGCAATCCAGACCTGGCAGGTGAAGCCCGATGGGAGCATCTACGATGTTCAGCTTGGCTAG
- a CDS encoding MBL fold metallo-hydrolase, whose translation MKKLLRVTVLAWAMLPLPLLAQSKAPDYAPLTRPITVDQVPGKDIFYSIGSPGIPGKENEGNTSNAGYVVTPEGVVVFDVLGTPSLGWALLQDIRKRTDKDIRYIVASHYHADHIYGLQAFRDHSRAVIIAQDHSGDYSENKETADERAEVRLEQRREALAPWVDEHTRVIPPDMTFADKVTIALGGKRFSLISAGPAHSSSDIMMMVEPDGVLFAGDIVQNGRIPFMNSDDVSTTHWLQGLDEVLALNPKYIIPGHGSPSAAAKEAIAFTRDYILYVRKAMSEAVANWVDFDTAYNQTDWSKYKDYPAFESNNRGNAYRIFLELEASQFKK comes from the coding sequence ATGAAGAAGCTGCTGCGCGTAACAGTCCTGGCATGGGCGATGCTACCTCTCCCTCTGCTCGCTCAAAGCAAGGCGCCGGATTACGCACCGCTCACCCGGCCCATCACCGTGGACCAGGTTCCCGGCAAGGATATTTTCTACAGCATCGGCAGCCCCGGCATTCCGGGCAAAGAGAATGAGGGCAATACATCCAACGCCGGCTATGTCGTAACGCCGGAGGGCGTCGTCGTTTTCGACGTGCTCGGCACACCCTCTCTCGGTTGGGCGCTGCTGCAGGACATTCGCAAGCGGACGGACAAAGACATCCGTTATATCGTGGCTAGCCATTATCACGCCGACCACATTTACGGCCTGCAGGCATTTCGTGACCACAGCCGCGCTGTCATCATCGCGCAGGATCACTCAGGTGATTATAGCGAGAACAAGGAAACCGCCGATGAACGGGCCGAAGTTCGGCTCGAGCAACGCCGCGAAGCGCTCGCACCGTGGGTAGACGAGCATACGCGCGTCATTCCCCCGGATATGACCTTCGCCGACAAGGTCACCATCGCGCTCGGCGGAAAACGCTTCTCATTGATTTCCGCAGGTCCTGCCCACTCCAGCAGCGACATCATGATGATGGTCGAGCCGGACGGCGTGCTGTTTGCAGGCGACATCGTGCAGAACGGCCGCATTCCCTTCATGAATAGCGACGACGTCAGCACGACGCACTGGCTCCAGGGACTCGATGAAGTGCTCGCGCTCAATCCGAAGTACATCATTCCCGGGCACGGCAGCCCATCCGCCGCAGCAAAGGAAGCCATCGCGTTTACCCGCGACTACATCCTTTACGTTCGCAAGGCGATGAGCGAGGCGGTAGCGAACTGGGTCGACTTCGATACAGCCTACAATCAAACGGACTGGTCCAAATACAAGGATTATCCGGCCTTCGAGAGCAACAACCGGGGCAATGCCTATCGCATTTTCCTCGAACTCGAAGCTTCGCAGTTCAAGAAATAG
- the soxX gene encoding sulfur oxidation c-type cytochrome SoxX: MSFNHFRLATAAALIVLTGSLPAQAQPAAQLDGKALAFDRSKGNCLTCHEIKGGDSPGSIAPPLNDMKTRFPDRKELTAIIADETVRNPLTVMPPFGRNLILNEKEISAIVDFLYQL; encoded by the coding sequence ATGAGCTTTAATCATTTTCGTCTCGCAACTGCAGCAGCCCTGATTGTTTTGACTGGCTCGCTTCCGGCGCAGGCTCAGCCGGCGGCGCAGCTCGATGGCAAGGCACTCGCGTTCGATCGCAGCAAGGGCAATTGCCTGACGTGCCATGAGATCAAGGGTGGCGACTCGCCGGGCTCCATTGCCCCGCCGCTCAATGATATGAAAACGCGCTTTCCGGACCGCAAGGAACTGACTGCGATCATCGCGGACGAAACCGTCCGCAACCCTCTCACAGTCATGCCGCCCTTCGGCCGCAACCTCATTCTGAACGAGAAAGAAATTTCGGCAATCGTCGACTTTCTCTATCAGCTCTAA